One stretch of Shewanella sp. Arc9-LZ DNA includes these proteins:
- a CDS encoding ElyC/SanA/YdcF family protein, which yields MFWLKKLLSQLVMPIPFSIMLFVLAAILWRTNRVTLLQFGRVLLVTAIVVLTLTSQSQVSYFLADSLESQHNVNHQPITGSCVVMVLGSGNREQQGHTAVQQLSSTALARLTEGVRQFRLGQQCTLIVSGWSGGYLKTAHATIMAQAAEELGIPKASIVAFNEPKDTIEEAYALQQRIGQQPFRLVTSATHMPRAMMIFTSLGMQPQPAPSDFIAHQGFWWRLDADQLLASQKSIHEYVGMLWLNIKGMTAD from the coding sequence ATGTTTTGGCTTAAAAAACTGTTGTCACAATTGGTGATGCCAATTCCTTTTAGCATAATGTTGTTCGTTCTGGCTGCCATTTTATGGCGAACGAATCGTGTAACGTTACTGCAATTTGGCCGAGTGCTCTTGGTTACCGCTATCGTGGTGCTAACATTAACAAGCCAATCGCAAGTGAGCTATTTTTTAGCAGATTCATTAGAATCACAGCATAACGTTAATCATCAACCGATTACTGGTTCTTGTGTTGTGATGGTATTAGGTTCAGGCAATCGTGAGCAACAAGGCCATACTGCAGTGCAGCAACTATCATCAACAGCACTGGCTCGTTTAACCGAAGGCGTTCGTCAGTTTAGGTTGGGACAGCAATGCACTTTAATTGTGAGTGGTTGGAGTGGCGGATATCTGAAGACAGCTCATGCGACCATTATGGCTCAAGCTGCAGAAGAGTTAGGGATCCCCAAAGCCAGTATTGTGGCTTTTAATGAACCCAAAGATACCATTGAAGAGGCCTATGCTTTACAACAGCGAATTGGTCAGCAGCCATTTCGATTAGTCACTTCAGCAACTCATATGCCGCGGGCGATGATGATATTCACCTCATTAGGGATGCAACCCCAGCCTGCACCGAGTGATTTTATTGCACATCAAGGTTTCTGGTGGCGTTTAGATGCAGATCAACTGCTAGCTTCGCAAAAATCTATCCATGAATATGTTGGCATGCTGTGGCTTAATATTAAAGGTATGACTGCTGATTAA
- a CDS encoding polymer-forming cytoskeletal protein, translating to MFRQKQPANPLSFIAQECHLTGKLIFSGDVLIAGHVSGDIKAQGNVTIETSGTVDGDILCRELMIAGQLAGKARCKKITLHEQGIFEGDAYCENIEILDGGQFLGYRHREPLTSTSSES from the coding sequence ATGTTTCGTCAAAAGCAACCGGCTAATCCACTCAGTTTTATCGCCCAAGAATGCCATTTAACCGGTAAGCTCATTTTTAGTGGTGATGTCCTAATTGCAGGTCATGTGAGTGGTGACATCAAAGCGCAGGGCAATGTAACCATTGAAACTAGTGGCACTGTCGATGGTGATATTTTATGTCGCGAGTTAATGATTGCTGGCCAATTAGCAGGTAAAGCGCGTTGTAAAAAAATCACCCTCCATGAGCAAGGGATTTTTGAAGGCGATGCTTATTGTGAAAATATTGAAATTTTAGATGGTGGCCAGTTTTTAGGTTATCGTCACAGAGAGCCTCTTACGAGTACTTCCTCAGAAAGTTAA
- the galE gene encoding UDP-glucose 4-epimerase GalE produces the protein MTILVTGGAGYIGTHTVVELLKAGQKVVIVDNLSNSSVEALARVRTITGKDVTFYQGDILNKALLQKVFADHSIESVIHFAGLKAVGESVEKPLKYYENNVTGSIILCQVMAENNVKNLVFSSSATVYGDPASLPIKEDFPTGATNPYGQSKLMVENILADLHNSDNSWNIARLRYFNPVGAHESGLIGEDPNDIPNNLMPFIAQVAVGKRQQLSVFGDDYNTPDGTGVRDYIHVVDLAMGHLQALKKLQTKPGLVTYNLGTGIGYSVLDMVKAFEKACGKTIAYQISPRRPGDIAACYADPSFAATELDWRATHTVEDMANSSWKWQSNNPDGYNTNAIN, from the coding sequence TATATTGGTACACATACCGTAGTAGAGCTATTAAAGGCCGGACAGAAAGTGGTCATCGTAGACAATCTATCAAACTCAAGTGTTGAAGCGTTGGCTCGAGTTAGAACCATTACCGGTAAAGATGTCACGTTTTATCAAGGCGACATTCTAAACAAAGCCTTACTGCAAAAAGTTTTTGCAGATCACAGCATCGAATCCGTTATTCATTTTGCAGGATTAAAAGCTGTCGGTGAATCGGTCGAAAAACCATTGAAATATTACGAAAACAACGTCACCGGTTCCATCATTTTATGCCAAGTCATGGCTGAAAATAACGTCAAAAACTTAGTTTTTAGCTCATCTGCCACGGTTTACGGCGATCCCGCTAGCTTACCCATTAAAGAAGATTTTCCTACTGGCGCAACCAACCCTTATGGCCAGTCAAAATTGATGGTTGAGAATATTTTAGCTGACTTGCATAACTCGGATAACAGCTGGAATATAGCTCGTTTACGTTACTTTAATCCAGTCGGCGCTCACGAAAGTGGCTTGATTGGCGAAGACCCTAACGATATTCCTAATAACTTGATGCCATTTATTGCACAAGTTGCTGTTGGTAAACGCCAACAATTAAGCGTTTTTGGTGATGATTACAACACACCAGATGGCACAGGCGTACGTGATTATATTCATGTTGTTGATTTAGCTATGGGTCACTTGCAAGCACTTAAAAAGCTGCAAACTAAACCTGGGCTGGTGACTTATAACCTCGGTACGGGCATAGGCTACAGCGTGTTAGACATGGTCAAGGCATTTGAAAAAGCTTGTGGCAAAACCATTGCTTATCAAATTAGTCCTCGCCGCCCTGGTGATATTGCAGCCTGTTATGCCGACCCAAGCTTTGCCGCTACAGAATTGGATTGGCGTGCAACCCATACCGTTGAAGATATGGCAAATAGCAGTTGGAAATGGCAATCAAATAATCCTGATGGTTACAATACCAACGCCATTAATTAG
- a CDS encoding DUF2982 domain-containing protein, which produces MVNDELLISPFAKRNGITLTVVGAISLTASLIIFIGLNGFFAVGMLCFALGSVALILGVAKVHQPAVSFKLTAAGVAFFHRRGQVFIEWHNIQRVDCARVNQNLQLIELPYIGVKLKQINPILDCISPRLATGLLTEQRPLLMTAATQDEDLQSLEGYLGAEFTPLVVNGERYRGVLAMFGHRCQTLNEQLGYHVYLSIDNLDREPKEFVTLLRQWQQQAQLQTQQHTTSATDIE; this is translated from the coding sequence GTGGTCAATGATGAGTTACTAATTAGCCCTTTTGCCAAACGAAATGGCATAACCTTAACGGTGGTTGGTGCCATCAGTTTAACGGCTAGCTTGATTATTTTTATCGGCCTTAACGGTTTTTTTGCCGTAGGAATGTTGTGCTTTGCATTAGGCTCAGTGGCACTCATTTTAGGTGTCGCTAAAGTGCATCAGCCGGCGGTTAGTTTTAAGCTAACTGCTGCAGGTGTGGCATTTTTTCATCGCCGCGGCCAAGTGTTTATTGAATGGCATAATATTCAACGAGTCGATTGTGCCCGAGTAAATCAAAACTTGCAGTTGATTGAGCTACCTTATATTGGCGTTAAGCTTAAACAGATTAATCCCATTTTAGACTGTATTTCACCCCGTCTTGCCACTGGTTTACTGACCGAACAGCGGCCATTACTCATGACTGCGGCCACCCAAGATGAAGATTTACAAAGTTTAGAAGGTTATTTGGGGGCTGAGTTTACGCCGCTAGTGGTCAATGGTGAACGTTACCGTGGGGTATTGGCAATGTTTGGTCATCGCTGTCAAACGTTAAACGAACAGTTGGGTTACCATGTGTATTTATCGATTGATAATTTAGATCGAGAACCGAAAGAGTTTGTGACTCTGTTACGTCAATGGCAACAGCAAGCCCAACTACAAACTCAGCAGCACACAACATCTGCGACAGATATTGAATGA
- the napF gene encoding ferredoxin-type protein NapF: MNQGINQSRRNLFSRRKSNVTRPPWSKTDQEFTGNCTRCDKCITACETQIIKRGEGGFPEIDFTKDECTFCKQCVDVCPEPVFDRDQLLPWSITAAIKDNCLTHEGVWCQSCKDACDPRAISFIMAIGQVPKPMIDTEACTGCGACVSPCPADAILIGNSN; the protein is encoded by the coding sequence ATGAACCAAGGTATTAATCAAAGTCGCCGTAATCTATTTAGTCGCAGAAAATCCAATGTTACCCGCCCGCCGTGGAGCAAAACGGATCAGGAATTTACTGGCAATTGCACACGCTGTGACAAGTGCATTACCGCCTGCGAAACCCAAATAATTAAACGCGGTGAAGGTGGTTTTCCTGAAATAGATTTCACTAAAGATGAATGTACCTTCTGTAAGCAATGCGTTGATGTGTGCCCAGAGCCTGTATTTGATCGCGATCAATTATTACCTTGGTCAATTACAGCAGCGATAAAAGACAACTGTTTAACCCATGAAGGTGTTTGGTGTCAGAGCTGCAAAGATGCCTGCGACCCTCGCGCAATTAGCTTTATTATGGCAATAGGACAAGTGCCTAAACCCATGATAGATACTGAGGCCTGTACTGGTTGTGGTGCTTGTGTGTCTCCTTGCCCCGCCGATGCGATACTCATTGGCAATTCAAACTGA